The Myotis daubentonii chromosome 9, mMyoDau2.1, whole genome shotgun sequence genome has a segment encoding these proteins:
- the LOC132241055 gene encoding mas-related G-protein coupled receptor member X1-like isoform X1 — protein sequence MVLRPTTAAFLSMDMTVTAWETDLTTTNEIDRAIYQHYTEFIIVQLLTIIVALVGLAGNAAVLWLLGFRMRRNAFSVYILNLAGADFLFLCYRIIHSLVLLFNLKFFYRVTNRFLIPVSTFAYISGLSFLSTISMERCMSVLWPIWYRCRRPRHMSTVMCALLWVLSLLLIILGEYYCGFWSSNAHYFWCPVLHFIAAAWLILLFVLLSGSSLALMTRLLCGSHRVPPTRLYVTVVITVLVCLLCGLPFGIYWFLIVWFPNESSALFHVFMMVALLSCVNSCANPIIYFLVGSFRQRWWKRRHTLRLVLQRALQDTPEVDEPGESLPGETLAMSGSSQGQ from the coding sequence GCCCACAACTGCAGCGTTTCTGAGCATGGATATGACTGTCACAGCCTGGGAGACCGACCTCACAACAACCAATGAAATTGATCGGGCCATTTATCAACATTATACAGAGTTCATAATCGTGCAATTACTGACAATCATCGTGGCCCTGGTGGGGCTGGCAGGCAACGCGGCGGTGCTCTGGCTCCTGGGCTTCCGCATGCGCAGGAACGCCTTCTCTGTCTACATCCTTAACCTGGCGGGGGCCgacttcctcttcctctgctACCGAATTATACATAGTCTAGTTTTACTTTTcaacttaaaatttttctatagaGTAACAAATAGATTTCTCATCCCTGTGTCAACCTTTGCCTACATCTCAGGCCTGAGCTttctcagcaccatcagcatggAGCGCTGCATGTCTGTCCTGTGGCCCATCTGGTACCGCTGCCGCCGCCCCAGACACATGTCCACTGTCATGTGTGCCCTGCTCTGGGTCCTGTCCCTGCTTCTGATCATCTTGGGAGAGTACTACTGTGGCTTCTGGAGTAGTAATGCACATTATTTTTGGTGCCCAGTGTTGCATTTCATCGCTGCGGCGTGGCTGATTTTGTTGTTTGTGCTTCTCTCTgggtccagcctggccctgatgacCAGACTGCTGTGTGGCTCCCATCGGGTGCCGCCCACAAGGCTCTACGTGACCGTTGTGATCACGGTGCTGGTCTGCCTCCTCTGCGGCCTGCCCTTCGGCATCTACTGGTTCCTCATAGTCTGGTTTCCAAATGAATCTAGTGCCCTCTTTCATGTTTTCATGATGGTAGCACTTCTGTCCTGTGTCAACAGCTGTGCCAACCCCATCATTTACTTCTTGGTTGGCTCCTTCAGGCAGCGATGGTGGAAGCGAAGACACACCCTGAGGCTGGTTCTCCAGCGGGCGCTGCAGGACACTCCTGaggtggatgaacctggagaaagCCTTCCTGGGGAAACCCTGGCCATGTCGGGAAGCAGTCAGGGGCAGTGA